One stretch of Rhea pennata isolate bPtePen1 chromosome 23, bPtePen1.pri, whole genome shotgun sequence DNA includes these proteins:
- the MATN1 gene encoding cartilage matrix protein, producing MDRIFSGFLLSLLLLLQSYGVYGVPPQPRGTLCRTKPTDLVFVIDSSRSVRPHEFEKVKVFMSRVIEGLDVSPNSTRVGVINYASAVKNEFSLKTYQTKAGLLQAVQRIEPLSTGTMTGLAIQFAINRAFSDAEGARVRSPNINKVAIVVTDGRPQDSVQDVPARARAAGVEIFAIGVGRVDMHTLRRIASEPLDDHVDYVESYSVIEKLTHKFQEAFCVVSDLCATGDHDCEQICTSIPGSYKCACKEGFTLNSDGKTCSACNGGSGSALDLVFLIDGSKSVRPENFELVKKFINQIVESLEVSEKQAQVGLVQYSSSVRQEFPLGQYKNKKDIKAAVKKMAYMEKGTMTGQALKYLVDSSFSIINGARPGVPKVGIVFTDGRSQDYITDAAKKAKDLGFRMFAVGVGNAVEDELREIASEPVAEHYFYTADFRTISKIGKKLQMKICVEEDPCECKSIVKFQTKVEDLVKSLQRKLEAVAKRIEALENKII from the exons ATGGACAGGATTTTCTCTGGCTTTCTGCtctctttgctgcttctcctccagAGCTATGGAGTTTATGGGGTACCACCACAGCCACGAG GCACCCTGTGCAGAACCAAACCCACCGACCTGGTGTTCGTCATCGACAGCTCTCGAAGTGTGCGCCCACATGAGTTTGAGAAAGTCAAAGTGTTCATGTCCCGGGTGATCGAGGGCTTAGACGTGAGCCCCAATTCCACCCGGGTGGGTGTCATCAACTATGCCAGTGCAGTCAAGAACGAGTTCTCCCTCAAGACCTACCAAACCAAAGCCGGCCTCTTGCAAGCTGTTCAGAGGATAGAGCCACTCTCCACTGGGACTATGACTGGCCTGGCTATCCAGTTTGCTATTAATCGGGCTTTTAGTGACGCAGAAGGGGCCAGAGTGAGGTCTCCCAATATTAATAAG GTGGCTATTGTTGTGACCGATGGACGTCCCCAGGATAGCGTGCAGGATGTGCCAGCACGGGCCAGAGCAGCCGGCGTTGAGATCTTTGCCATAGGCGTTGGCCGGGTGGACATGCACACCCTGCGCCGAATTGCTAGTGAGCCCCTGGATGATCATGTGGACTATGTGGAGAGCTATAGTGTTATAGAGAAGCTGACCCACAAGTTTCAAGAAGCTTTTTGTG TGGTGTCTGATCTGTGTGCCACTGGAGATCACGACTGTGAGCAGATCTGTACAAGCATTCCAGGGTCATACAAGTGTGCTTGTAAAGAGGGTTTCACACTGAACAGTGACGGGAAGACCTGCAGCG CTTGCAATGGTGGGTCAGGATCTGCTCTGGACCTTGTTTTCCTGATTGATGGCTCGAAGAGTGTGCGGCCTGAGAACTTTGAGCTGGTGAAGAAGTTCATCAACCAAATTGTGGAGTCGCTCGAGGTGTCAGAGAAACAGGCACAAGTTGGCCTGGTTCAGTACTCCAGTTCTGTCAGGCAGGAGTTTCCTCTGGGGCAGTACAAGAACAAGAAAGACATCAAAGCAGCAGTCAAGAAAATGGCCTACATGGAGAAAGGAACGATGACAGGCCAGGCTCTGAAGTACCTCGTTGACAGTTCCTTTTCCATCATCAATGGAGCTAGGCCTGGGGTTCCCAAGGTGGGCATAGTCTTCACTGATGGACGGTCACAAGATTATATCACTGATGCTGCTAAGAAAGCCAAAGATCTAG GCTTTAGGATGTTTGCTGTGGGAGTTGGCAATGCAGTGGAGGATGAGCTCAGGGAAATCGCTTCAGAACCAGTAGCTGAGCACTACTTCTACACGGCGGACTTCAGAACCATCAGCAAGATCGGGAAGAAGCTGCAAATGAAAATCTGCGTTG AGGAGGATCCATGTGAATGTAAATCTATTGTGAAGTTCCAGACAAAAGTAGAAGACCTTGTAAAGTCATTGCAACGGAAAT TGGAAGCTGTGGCAAAAAGGATTGAAGCCTTAGAAAACAAGATCATCTAA